The genomic region CCGCTGTGGCGGCCTGCCTCGACCGCGCCACCTGGGCCGCCGACGAGCAGGACCTCGTCGCCGCCCTGGACGCCGCCCACCGCTTGGAGCAACGCCTGGCCGCGGTCAAGCTGACCCTCGTGCGCGAGCTGGACGGTCGAGGCACCGCCACCGCGCAGGGTGCGTCCTCGACGGCGGTGTGGCTGCGCGACCGCCTGCGCCTCGGGGTCGGCGCCGCGCGCCGTCTGGTCGAGCTCGCCGCCCTGCTCGACGCCACTCCGGCCGGGGTGCGTGACGCGCTGGCCGGCGGGGCGGTCACCGTGGAACAGGTCCAGGTCATCGCCGACACGGTCAAGACCGTGCACAGCGCCGCCGGTGCGGAGGCCGCCGACAAGGCCGTCGGTGTCCTCGTCGACTGGGCCACGCAGTTCGACGCCGTCCTGCTGCGCAAGCTCGGCACCCGGATCCTCGACCACGTGGCCCCAGAGGTCGCCGACGCGGCCGCCGAGGCGGCGCTACGGGCACAGGAGGCGCGGGAGGCCCGCGACCGGCACGTGACAGTGAGCGAGCAGCCCGACGGGCGCCTGCGCCTCTCCGGCGTCCTCGACACCGAAGCCGCCGCCCTGCTGCGCACCGCCATCGACCCGCTGACCACGCCCTCCGGGCAGGACGACATCCGTTCTGCCGGGCAACGCCGCCACGACGCGCTCGCCGACGTGTGCCGGCTCGCCCTGCGTACCGGCGACCTGCCCGAGAACGGCGGTGACGTCGCCCAGATCGTCGTCACCACCAGCTACGACGGGCTGACACGGCTCCTGGGCAGCACCCTGGACCTCGGTCAGCAGCTCACCCCCGAGGCCGTACGTCGGCTCGCCTGCGACGCAGCGATCCTGCCCGCCGTCCTCGGCGGCGCCGGCCAACCACTCGACGTCGGTCGACAGCGACGCCTCATCAGCGGTCCGCTCCGTCGGGCACTCGTGTTGCGCGACGGCGGCTGCGCCTTCCCCGGCTGCGACCGCCCGCCACGCTGGTGCGACGGCCACCACATCCGGCACTGGGCCGACGGCGGCGACACCAGCGTGGCCAACGCGGTGCTGCTCTGCGGTCACCACCACCGCCACATCCACCGCGGCGACTGGGCCGTGCGTCTCGGCGGCGACGGCCACCCCGAGTTTGTTCCGCCGGCCTGGCTCGATCCGGACCAACTCCCCCGCCGCAACCACTACCACCGACGCAGATAGCGGACGACGCAGATAGCGGGCGACGCAGATAGCGGGCGACGCAGATAGCCGCTGCCCCCAGACCGCCACCGACGCATGGCCACCGACCCTGTCGGTCGCGAGGGCGCCGGGCTGCCTGGTCCACGGGGAACCCGACGGTCACGCCGAGGCGTGCGCCGCGGGCCGGGATGCCGCCTTGGCGACGGCGTCGGCCGAGATCGCCCGCCGCTGGCAGCAGGCCGGAACGCTGGCCGCCGACGCGGACCCGGACCAGGTCGGCGCGCGGCCCATCGGACAGGACCGCGCCAAAGGGCACCACCGCGCCACCCGACAGGACCGGCCCACCAGACGGCAGCGGGGGCCGACCGGACGTGAGACCGACCGCGGGCCCGGCCGCAGGGGGAGACAGGCTTGCTTGGCCGCGCGCGAGCCGATCTCGCACAGTAGGTTGGCGGGGTGACTGGACGGTTCCCGATCGAAGACGTCTCCCCCGTCGTCTCGTGCGGGCGGTACCCGGCGAAGGCGGTGGTCGACGAACCGGTTCCGGTGTCGGCACGCGCCTACCGGGAGGGGCACGACGCGCTGGGCTGCAACGTGGTGTGGGCCGGCCCGGACGGCGAAACCCGGCCGTTCACCCGGATGCGCCCCGGCGAGCCCGGCCAGGACCGCTGGCACGCCACCATCACGCCGGACGCCGTGGGCGAGTGGACGTTCTCCGTCGAGGCGTTCCAGGACCCGTATTTGACCTGGCAGAACGCGGTGACCAAGAAGATCGCCGCCGGGCAGGGACCGGCCGAGTTGGCCAACGACCTGGCCGAGGGCACGCGGGTGCTCGCCGCCGCCCGGGACCTCGTGCCGGCGAGCGACCGGCCCAGGCTCGCCGACGCGCTCACCGCGCTCGCCGACACCGACCTGCCGCTGCCGCAGCGGGTCGGGCCGGCGCTGAGCCTGGCCGACCTGCTCTGGGAGCACCCGGTGCGGGAGCTGGTGACGGCCGGTGAGGCGTACACCATCTGGGTTGACCGCAAGCGGGCGCTCTACTCGGCCTGGTACGAGTTCTTCCCCCGCTCCGAAGGGGCGGCGGGCGGCCGGTCGGGCACCTTCGCCACCGCGACCGACCGGCTGCCGGGTGTGGCCGCGATGGGCTTCGACGTGCTCTACCTGCCGCCGATCCACCCGATCGGCCGCATCAACCGCAAGGGCCGCAACAACGCGCTCACCGCCGAGCCCGACGACGTGGGCTCGCCGTGGGCCATCGGCGCCGCCGAGGGCGGCCACGACGCCATCCACCCCGACCTGGGTACGCCCGCGGACTTCCGCGCCTTCATCGAGGCGGCGGCGGCGCAGGGCCTGGAAGTCGCCATGGACCTGGCGTTGCAGTGCGCGCCGGACCACCCGTGGGTCACCGAGCACCCGGAGTGGTTCACCACCCGGGCCGACGGCAGCATCGCGTACGCGGAGAATCCGCCCAAGAAGTACCAGGACATCTACCCGGTCAACTTCGACAACGACCCCGAGGGCATCCGGGCCGAGGTGCTGCGGGTGGTGCTGCACTGGGTGGGCGAGGGCATCCGGATCTTCCGGGTGGACAACCCGCACACCAAGCCGTTCGACTTCTGGCACTGGCTGATCGCCGAGGTCAAGACCGTCGACCCGGACGTGCTCTTCCTGGCCGAGGCGTTCACCCGGTCCGCGATCATGCACGGGCTGGGCAAGATCGGCTTTACGCAGTCGTACACCTATTTCACCTGGCGCACGACGGCCGCGCAGATGCGGGAGTACTGCGAGGAACTGGTCGCGTCGGCCGACTACATGCGGCCGAACTTCTGGCCGAACACCCCGGACATCCTGCACGAGTCGTTGCAGCACGGCGGCCCGCCGATGTTCAAGATCCGGGCGGTGCTTGCCGCGCTGCTGTCCCCCTCCTGGGGTCTGTACGCGGGCTACGAGCTTTTCGAGCACGTGGCCCGACCGGGCGCCGAGGAGTACCTGGACAACGAGAAGTACGAGCTGCGGCCCCGCGACTGGGCCGCCGCAGAGGCGCAGGGCCGCTCGCTGGCACCGTTCCTGACCACCCTCAATCGGGTACGCCGGAACAACCCGGCCCTGCACCAGCTGCGCAACCTGCGGTTCCACGAGATCGACAACCCGGCGCTGCTCTGCTGGTCCAAGCACGACCCGGCGACCGGCAACACGGTGATCGTGGTCTGCTCGTTCGACTCGCGCGAGGTGCAGTGGGGCAACACGACACTGGACATGCCGGCGCTCGGCTTCGACTGGCACGAGCGGTTCACAGTGCACGACGAGCTGACCGGCACCAGCTACGACTGGGGTCAGCGCAACGCCGTGCGACTCGACCCGTACCTGCAACCGGCGCACGTGCTGACAGTGCGTCGCCCCACCCCGCCGACCACGCCGGAACCGGCGGGCGCCGAGCCGGCGGACCTCACCGTCGCCGAGGTGCCCGACGAGCTCTCCGGCGGCACCGCACCGACGACCCCGGCACCAGCCGCCCCGACCGACGCCGCCCCGAAGGACGCCCGATGGACCAGCTGATCACCGGCGCGACGCACGACCCGCACGCACTGCTCGGCGCGCACCCGACCGACTCCTCGACGACGGTCCGGACGATGCGCCGGGGTGCCGGCGACGTGGTGCTGCTCGTCGGCGACGAGCGCTACCCGATGAAGCGGGTGCACGACGTCGGCGTCTTCGAGGCGCAGGTCGACGGCACAGTGCTCGACTACCGGGTGGAGGTCGACGGGGCCGTCCACGACGACCCGTACCGCTACCCGCCGACCCTCGGCGAACTGGACCTGCACCTCATCGGCGAGGGACGGCACGAGCGGCTGTGGGACGCGCTCGGCGCGCGGGTCTTCGACGAGGGCGTGGCGTTCAGCGTGTGGGCACCCAACGCCCGGGGCGTGCGGGTGGTGGGCGACTTCACCGGCTGGGCGCCCGACGACGGGTGGCCGATGCGCTCGCTCGGGTCCAGCGGCGTGTGGGAGCTGTTCGTGCCCAATGCCCGCGTCGGCGCCCGCTACAAGTTCCGGGTCCTCGGCGCCGACGGGCAGTGGCGCGACAAGGCCGACCCCATGGCGGCGTACGCGGAGGTGCCGCCGGCCACCGCGTCGGTGGTGTACCACTCGACGTACCGGTGGAACGACGCGGACTGGCTGGCCCGACGCGCCGAGCGGCAGCCGCACCAGGAGCCGATGAGCGTCTACGAGGTGCACCTCGGCTCGTGGCGGCCCGGCCTGGGCTACCGCGAGTTGGCCGAGCAGCTCACCGCGTACGTCACCGAACTGGGCTTCACGCACGTGGAGTTCCTGCCCGTCATGGAGCACCCGTTCGGCGGTTCCTGGGGCTACCAGGTGACCGGCTACTACGCGCCCACGTCCCGCTTCGGCGACCCGGACGAGTTCCGCCACCTCGTCGACGAGCTGCACGCCGCAGGCATCGGCGTACTTTTGGACTGGGTTCCCGCCCACTTCCCCAAGGACGAGTGGGCGCTGGCCCGCTTCGACGGCACCCCGCTCTACGAGCACCCCGACCCGCGGCGCGGAGAGCACCCCGACTGGGGCACGTACGTCTTCGACTTCGGCCGCCGCGAGGTGCGCAACTTCCTGGTCGCCAACGCGCTCTACTGGTGCGACCAGTTCCACATCGATGGGCTGCGGGTGGACGCGGTCGCCTCGATGCTCTACCTGGACTACTCCCGCAACCACGGCGAGTGGGCGCCCAACAAGTACGGCGGTCGGGAGAACCTGGAGGCCATCGCGTTCCTGCAGGAGGTGAACGCGACGGTCTACAAGCACCACGCCGGCGTCGTCATGATCGCCGAGGAGTCCACGGCCTGGCCGGGGGTCACCCAGCCCACGGCCGAGGGCGGGCTGGGCTTCGGGTTCAAGTGGAACATGGGCTGGATGCACGACACCCTGCTCTACACCTCGAAGGACCCGATCTACCGCCAGCACCACCACCATCAGCTCACGTTCTCCCTGGCGTACGCCTGGAGCGAGAACTACGTGCTGCCGATCAGCCACGACGAGGTGGTGCACGGCAAGGGCTCGCTCGCCGGCAAGATGCCCGGCGACACCTGGCAGCGGCTGGCAAACGTACGGGCGCTGCTGGCGTACATGTGGGCGCACCCCGGCAAGCAGTTGCTCTTCATGGGCTCCGAGCTGGCCGACGACAGGGAGTGGAGCGAGGAACGCGGCCTCGACTGGTATCTGCTGCACGACCCCGCCCGCGCGGGCGTGCAGCGGCTCGTCGGCGACCTGAACCGGGTCTACCGGGACACGCCGGCGCTCTGGGCACAGGACACCGAACCGGCCGGGTTCCGCTGGATCGCCGGTGACGACGTCGCCAACAACACCGTGTCGTTCATCCGGATCGCCCCGGACGGCTCGACGCTGGTGTGCGTGGCGAACTTCTCCGCCCAGCCGCTGCACGACTACCGGATCGGCCTGCCGGCCGGCGGGACGTGGATCGAGGTGCTCAACACCGACGCCCACCACTACGGCGGGTCGGGCGTGGGCAACCTGGGCGCGGTGCACGCCGAAGACGTGCCGTGGCACGGAATGGTGGCGTCGGCGGCCCTCCAGGTGCCCCCGCTGGGTGCCGTGTGGCTCCGCAGGAACTGACCCGACGTCAGACCAGGCCGGCGTCGCGGAGCAACTGCCACAGCCCCGCGCCGTCCGGCGCGGACAGCCACTTCTGCCCCACCGGCCCCGCCGACGAGGCGCCCGCCGGGGCCGGCAGGCTACCGGCAAGCACCGCCTGGGTCGGGGAGAGCCTGCGGATCGCCACCCCGGCGACGTTCTCCGGGTGGGCGGCGGCGAACTCGCGGTAGATCTCCTGGTCGTGCTGGCCGTCGTCGCCGACAAGCAGCCACTTCACGTCGGGGAACTCCTTGGCCAGCCGCGCCAGGGTGCTGCGCTTGTGTTCCATGCCGCTGCGGAACCAGCGGTCGGCCGTCGGACCCCAGTCGGTGAGCAGCAGCGGCCCGGCCGGGTAGAGATGCCGGGAGAGGAACCGGGTCAGCGTCGGCGCGACGTTCCACGCGCCGGTGGACAGGTAGAACACCGGGGCGCCGGGGTGGGCGGTGACAAGCCGCTCGTAGAGGACCGCCATGCCGGGCACGGCGTTGCGGGCGTGCTCGTCGAGGACGAAGGTGTTCCACGCGGCGAGCAGCGGCCGGGGCAGCGCGGTCACCATCACCGTGTCGTCGATGTCGGACAGGATGCCGAACGTGACGTCCGGGTCGAGGATCCGCACCGGCGCGTCGACCGGCTCGGCGTCGGGCACGCTGAGCCGCACCGAACCCCAGCCGGGCGGCAGATCGGCCTCGACGAGCGTGTCGACGAAGCCACTGCGGTCGGCCTGCGCCTCACACCGCACCCCGCCGGCCTCGATCTGCACCGTGACGTGCTTGGCGGGCAGGGTCGTGAAGCTGCGCCAGCCGCGGACCTTGTCCAGGCGACCCCGCTGACGGGTGTCCGGACGGCCCAGCAGCACCCGGCACATCACGCGTACCCAACCGGGGCGGCCGTAGCCGGCGTACGCGACGATGTTCATGCGCCAGCCGGTGCGCCGCAACCGGCGCTCCACGAGCTGGTGCACGGCGTCCTCGATCCGCGCGGCCCGGTGCAGGTTCGGCACGGCCAACTGGCCGGCGGGAGTGGGTGGCACCCGCCAACCCTGCCACACGTCGGCAGCAGCGGCCACGCGAGCGGGCCCGGCTGCGGCGATCCACCTCGGCGACCCCGGCGAACGTGAAACACTCCGTCGGAGCGACGACGGGGGCGTGGTCGTGTCACATCCAGAGCTGCACCGTGGGCGGTGGCGTCCGCGACTCGACCGGCCGGCGCTCGTCGCGCTGCTGTTCGGGCTGATCGGCGTCGGGTACCGGCTGGTCCTCACGCTGTACACAGTGCCGTCGTCGAACAGTGACGAGGCGACCTTCGGGCTGGCCGCCCTGCACATCGGGCAGGGTCGGGAGCGCCCGGTCTTCCTCTACGGCCAGCACTACATGGGCATGCTGGAGTCGTATCTCGCCGCGCCGCTGCTCGCGGTGACCGGGCCGAGCTGGCCGGTGCTGCGGCTGCCGATGCTCGCCCTGTACGCGGTGTTCCTCTACCTGATCTACCGGCTCACCCGACGCATCTGCTCACCGTGGTTCGCCGTCCTCGTCGTGGGCCTGCTGGCGCTCGGGGCGGAACGGGTGGTGCGCGACCAGCTCACCGTCGTCGGCGGGCGGCCGGAGGTGAAGCCGGCGGTGCTGCTGATGCTGCTGATCACCGTGGGGCTGGCCGCCGGGACGGTACGCCACCGCCGGCTGGCCGTCGCCCTGTTCGGCCTGCTCGTCGGGCTGTCCGCCTGGTCGGACTGGCTGATCCTGCCGTACCTGGCGGTGGCCGGGCTGGCGCTGGTCTGGGCGCTGCGGCGGGACCTGCTCGGCTGGTCCGGTCTGCTGCTGGTGGCGGGCTTCGCCGTCGGCGTGGCACCGATGCTCTGGGACAACCTGCGGGCCGGTCCGGGCGAGGACTCCCTGTC from Micromonospora profundi harbors:
- a CDS encoding alpha-1,4-glucan--maltose-1-phosphate maltosyltransferase; the protein is MTGRFPIEDVSPVVSCGRYPAKAVVDEPVPVSARAYREGHDALGCNVVWAGPDGETRPFTRMRPGEPGQDRWHATITPDAVGEWTFSVEAFQDPYLTWQNAVTKKIAAGQGPAELANDLAEGTRVLAAARDLVPASDRPRLADALTALADTDLPLPQRVGPALSLADLLWEHPVRELVTAGEAYTIWVDRKRALYSAWYEFFPRSEGAAGGRSGTFATATDRLPGVAAMGFDVLYLPPIHPIGRINRKGRNNALTAEPDDVGSPWAIGAAEGGHDAIHPDLGTPADFRAFIEAAAAQGLEVAMDLALQCAPDHPWVTEHPEWFTTRADGSIAYAENPPKKYQDIYPVNFDNDPEGIRAEVLRVVLHWVGEGIRIFRVDNPHTKPFDFWHWLIAEVKTVDPDVLFLAEAFTRSAIMHGLGKIGFTQSYTYFTWRTTAAQMREYCEELVASADYMRPNFWPNTPDILHESLQHGGPPMFKIRAVLAALLSPSWGLYAGYELFEHVARPGAEEYLDNEKYELRPRDWAAAEAQGRSLAPFLTTLNRVRRNNPALHQLRNLRFHEIDNPALLCWSKHDPATGNTVIVVCSFDSREVQWGNTTLDMPALGFDWHERFTVHDELTGTSYDWGQRNAVRLDPYLQPAHVLTVRRPTPPTTPEPAGAEPADLTVAEVPDELSGGTAPTTPAPAAPTDAAPKDARWTS
- the glgB gene encoding 1,4-alpha-glucan branching protein GlgB; amino-acid sequence: MDQLITGATHDPHALLGAHPTDSSTTVRTMRRGAGDVVLLVGDERYPMKRVHDVGVFEAQVDGTVLDYRVEVDGAVHDDPYRYPPTLGELDLHLIGEGRHERLWDALGARVFDEGVAFSVWAPNARGVRVVGDFTGWAPDDGWPMRSLGSSGVWELFVPNARVGARYKFRVLGADGQWRDKADPMAAYAEVPPATASVVYHSTYRWNDADWLARRAERQPHQEPMSVYEVHLGSWRPGLGYRELAEQLTAYVTELGFTHVEFLPVMEHPFGGSWGYQVTGYYAPTSRFGDPDEFRHLVDELHAAGIGVLLDWVPAHFPKDEWALARFDGTPLYEHPDPRRGEHPDWGTYVFDFGRREVRNFLVANALYWCDQFHIDGLRVDAVASMLYLDYSRNHGEWAPNKYGGRENLEAIAFLQEVNATVYKHHAGVVMIAEESTAWPGVTQPTAEGGLGFGFKWNMGWMHDTLLYTSKDPIYRQHHHHQLTFSLAYAWSENYVLPISHDEVVHGKGSLAGKMPGDTWQRLANVRALLAYMWAHPGKQLLFMGSELADDREWSEERGLDWYLLHDPARAGVQRLVGDLNRVYRDTPALWAQDTEPAGFRWIAGDDVANNTVSFIRIAPDGSTLVCVANFSAQPLHDYRIGLPAGGTWIEVLNTDAHHYGGSGVGNLGAVHAEDVPWHGMVASAALQVPPLGAVWLRRN
- a CDS encoding App1 family protein, producing the protein MPPTPAGQLAVPNLHRAARIEDAVHQLVERRLRRTGWRMNIVAYAGYGRPGWVRVMCRVLLGRPDTRQRGRLDKVRGWRSFTTLPAKHVTVQIEAGGVRCEAQADRSGFVDTLVEADLPPGWGSVRLSVPDAEPVDAPVRILDPDVTFGILSDIDDTVMVTALPRPLLAAWNTFVLDEHARNAVPGMAVLYERLVTAHPGAPVFYLSTGAWNVAPTLTRFLSRHLYPAGPLLLTDWGPTADRWFRSGMEHKRSTLARLAKEFPDVKWLLVGDDGQHDQEIYREFAAAHPENVAGVAIRRLSPTQAVLAGSLPAPAGASSAGPVGQKWLSAPDGAGLWQLLRDAGLV
- a CDS encoding HNH endonuclease signature motif containing protein — its product is MIDALAQAEAAVAACLDRATWAADEQDLVAALDAAHRLEQRLAAVKLTLVRELDGRGTATAQGASSTAVWLRDRLRLGVGAARRLVELAALLDATPAGVRDALAGGAVTVEQVQVIADTVKTVHSAAGAEAADKAVGVLVDWATQFDAVLLRKLGTRILDHVAPEVADAAAEAALRAQEAREARDRHVTVSEQPDGRLRLSGVLDTEAAALLRTAIDPLTTPSGQDDIRSAGQRRHDALADVCRLALRTGDLPENGGDVAQIVVTTSYDGLTRLLGSTLDLGQQLTPEAVRRLACDAAILPAVLGGAGQPLDVGRQRRLISGPLRRALVLRDGGCAFPGCDRPPRWCDGHHIRHWADGGDTSVANAVLLCGHHHRHIHRGDWAVRLGGDGHPEFVPPAWLDPDQLPRRNHYHRRR